A part of Ziziphus jujuba cultivar Dongzao chromosome 8, ASM3175591v1 genomic DNA contains:
- the LOC125421276 gene encoding hevamine-A-like, whose product MALQAKLLLLVCLLSSALLQISEADGGIATYWGQNGNEGTLAEACNTGLYSYINIAFLIQFGNGRDLVLNLAGHCDPPSNTCTKFGEEIKTCQSLGIKVLLSIGGAVGSYSLSSAEDAKNVADQIWNSYLGGTDSSATRPFGDAVLDGVDFDIEGGSNLYYDNLAADLKELYNQQSTKTYYLSAAPQCPYPDYYLGTAIDTGLFDFVWVQFYNNPPCQYSADAGVDLLLNSWSVWTSSLKAGKLFLGLPASADAAGSGYIPPDVLIDQVLPVIKNTSKYGGVMLWSRYYDGLSGYSSIILPYVINLENLLLPSMRKV is encoded by the coding sequence atggcTCTTCAAGCCAAACTTCTTCTGCTGGTTTGCCTCCTAAGCTCGGCCTTACTACAAATCTCTGAGGCTGATGGTGGAATAGCCACCTACTGGGGTCAAAACGGCAACGAAGGAACTCTAGCCGAAGCCTGTAATACTGGCCTCTATTCTTACATAAACATAGCTTTTCTTATCCAATTTGGCAATGGCCGAGACCTGGTACTCAACCTTGCAGGTCACTGCGACCCACCGTCAAATACTTGCACCAAGTTCGGGGAAGAGATAAAGACTTGTCAGAGCCTAGGTATTAAGGTCCTCCTCTCTATTGGAGGAGCTGTTGGAAGCTATTCTCTATCATCTGCTGAGGATGCCAAAAATGTTGCAGACCAGATCTGGAATTCCTATCTGGGTGGTACTGACTCATCTGCTACACGTCCTTTTGGCGATGCCGTTTTAGACGGTGTGGATTTCGATATTGAGGGTGGATCCAATCTATATTATGACAATCTTGCAGCTGACTTGAAGGAATTATATAATCAACAATCAACAAAAACTTACTATCTATCAGCAGCTCCTCAGTGTCCTTATCCTGATTATTATCTTGGGACAGCCATTGACACGGGGCTTTTCGACTTCGTCTGGGTTCAGTtctataataatcctccatgccAGTATAGTGCTGATGCTGGTGTCGATCTACTTTTAAACTCATGGAGTGTATGGACTTCGTCTCTTAAGGCAGGGAAGCTATTTCTGGGGTTACCCGCGTCCGCCGATGCTGCCGGAAGCGGGTACATCCCGCCTGATGTGCTGATCGATCAAGTTCTTCCGGTTATAAAAAACACGTCCAAGTATGGAGGTGTGATGTTATGGTCCAGGTACTATGATGGTCTCAGCGGATACAGTTCCATTATTCTTCCTTATGTGATCAATTTGGAAAATCTGCTATTACCGTCTATGAGAAAAGTATGA